From a single Lolium rigidum isolate FL_2022 chromosome 7, APGP_CSIRO_Lrig_0.1, whole genome shotgun sequence genomic region:
- the LOC124675939 gene encoding histone H3.3: protein MARTKQTARKSTGGKAPRKQLATKAARKSAPTTGGVKKPHRYRPGTVALREIRKYQKSTELLIRKLPFQRLVREIAQDFKTDLRFQSHAVLALQEAAEAYLVGLFEDTNLCAIHAKRVTIMPKDIQLARRIRGERA, encoded by the exons ATGGCTCGTACTAAGCAGACTGCTCGTAAGTCCACTGGAGGAAAGGCTCCAAGGAAGCAGCTAGCCACCAAG GCTGCCCGTAAGTCTGCTCCGACTACTGGAGGAGTGAAGAAGCCTCACCGCTACCGCCCTGGGActgttgctcttcg TGAGATCCGCAAGTACCAGAAGAGCACTGAGCTGCTGATCAGGAAGCTCCCATTCCAGAGGCTTGTTAGGGAGATTGCCCAGGATTTCAAG ACTGATCTGCGTTTCCAGAGCCACGCTGTGCTTGCCCTTCAGGAGGCTGCAGAGGCGTACCTGGTGGGTCTCTTCGAGGACACCAACCTGTGCGCCATCCATGCCAAGAGGGTGACCATCATGCCCAAGGACATTCAGCTGGCCAGGAGGATCCGTGGTGAGAGGGCTTAG